In Quercus robur chromosome 10, dhQueRobu3.1, whole genome shotgun sequence, a genomic segment contains:
- the LOC126702979 gene encoding 2-oxoglutarate-dependent dioxygenase AOP3-like: protein MATKTQAKIPVVDLYDLDLKPGTKTWFSARKDVCRALEEYGCFVAEIGNKIPSELHNAISSSFAKLFEFPTEAKMKFTSERPFHGYFSSPKYERLVIDNATSTDVTQEFTNIFWPNGNHHVRESADSYVKLMAELDKMVTKMVFENYGVGDYYDSHMESTTHSFGIIKYNEPQKTGSKNGLDNHTDKHFTTILHQNRVKGLEIKTKDDEWIDFDPSPSSFIFLAGDGLQVWSNDRIKACMHRVLLAENLETRYSLGLFSHNNKTICVPEELVDEEHPLHYKPINLRDYAQEQNRLVAYGKELSLEVFCGV, encoded by the exons ATGGCTACCAAAACACAAGCCAAGATTCCAGTTGTTGATCTCTACGACTTGGACCTGAAACCTGGTACGAAAACATGGTTCTCAGCTCGCAAAGATGTTTGCCGTGCACTTGAAGAATACGGTTGTTTTGTAGCGGAGATTGGCAATAAAATTCCTTCAGAGCTTCACAACGCAATCTCTAGCTCATTTGCAAAGTTGTTTGAGTTCCCCACAGAAGCCAAAATGAAATTCACTTCTGAAAGGCCTTTCCATGGctatttctcttctcctaagtACGAACGCCTGGTGATTGATAATGCAACCTCCACAGATGTAACTCAAGAGTTTACCAATATCTTCTGGCCCAATGGGAATCATCATGTCCG CGAAAGTGCTGATTCATATGTGAAGCTGATGGCGGAATTAGATAAAATGGTGACAAAAATGGTATTTGAAAATTATGGCGTGGGGGATTACTATGACTCTCACATGGAATCAACTACTCACAGTTTCGGcattataaaatataatgaacCTCAGAAAACTGGGAGCAAAAATGGCCTTGACAACCACACGGACAAGCACTTTACCACCATACTTCACCAAAATCGTGTAAAGGGTTTGGAGATAAAAACAAAGGATGATGAATGGATTGATTTTGATCCCTCCCCTTCATCCTTTATATTCTTGGCAGGTGATGGACTCCAG GTATGGAGCAATGATAGGATAAAAGCTTGCATGCATCGAGTTTTGTTGGCTGAAAATCTTGAGACAAGATATTCACTTGGGTTGTTTTCGCACAACAATAAAACGATATGTGTGCCAGAAGAATTAGTCGATGAAGAGCATCCCTTACACTACAAGCCAATAAATCTTCGTGATTATGCTCAAGAACAAAACAGACTAGTCGCTTATGGAAAAGAACTTTCTCTCGAAGTCTTTTGTGGTGTTTAA